A section of the Dermacoccus nishinomiyaensis genome encodes:
- a CDS encoding NADH-quinone oxidoreductase subunit 5 family protein, which yields MTSVTSHLAQAALALPLIGALLAFVLGRRNVVAFVLASVTTAAALGASVWLVLRHLGSGVAQDVTTLDALPLGPTLRVPLQLRDDATSALIVAVVLLVSLTVQLFARWYLYSDPRYRVFASSVALFTGAMVLVVLSNDVLLTLMGWEVMGWCSYLLIGHESERAAARRAAFKAFVVTRLADAPFIVGLAALAMVAHTTRFSDILSTWTHIDGPLRLAVLLGLVCGVLGKSAQLPFSDWLPDAMEGPTPASALIHAATMVAAGTVVLAQFEPLLALEPTARLTLVLVTGVTSLLAALAAFCQFDLKRLLAWSTVSQVGLMLLAVGAVPPGDSADAALLHLVGHAFFKSMLFLLLGWLSVVIGSTLASRMSGSLRRLPRTFVPATLGLFTMAGLPPTIAFVSKDAMINDAARSQADGHVEGLIGFIMLFLIVAATAAYSMRAWLILQHRTTLERRGERQVLNDSHVVRDVDIVELLRTSPEVDEHGEEIAAVEEYDEDEVLPRPGVMVRFMMWVLALGGIFGGALALTPLIDIDTRHLNLPMMGATVLLVLASVLVVRIMSLRQLYGDASRRLPRRMTLLATRGFGLDRAYLALARPIVWFAHVVHGTDLRLAAAHDTLPAGMARLGDLADAPHTRRPSTGLSWVIVGVVVASVVGVTLW from the coding sequence CTGGCGTTCGTCCTCGGACGCCGCAACGTCGTCGCCTTCGTCCTCGCCTCCGTGACGACGGCCGCGGCGCTCGGCGCGTCCGTCTGGCTGGTCCTGCGTCATCTCGGTTCGGGGGTGGCGCAGGACGTCACGACGCTCGACGCGCTGCCGCTCGGGCCCACGCTGCGGGTGCCGCTGCAGTTGCGCGACGACGCGACGAGCGCGCTCATCGTCGCCGTCGTGCTTCTCGTGTCACTGACGGTGCAGCTCTTCGCGCGCTGGTACCTGTACTCCGATCCGCGCTATCGCGTGTTCGCCTCCAGCGTCGCGCTGTTCACTGGAGCGATGGTGCTCGTCGTGCTGTCGAACGACGTGCTGCTCACGCTGATGGGCTGGGAGGTCATGGGCTGGTGCTCGTACCTGCTCATCGGTCACGAGAGCGAGCGTGCTGCGGCCCGCCGCGCAGCGTTCAAGGCCTTCGTCGTCACCCGCCTCGCAGACGCGCCGTTCATCGTCGGCCTCGCGGCGCTCGCGATGGTCGCGCACACGACGCGTTTCAGCGACATCCTCAGCACGTGGACGCACATCGACGGCCCTCTGCGACTCGCCGTCCTGCTCGGCCTCGTCTGCGGCGTGCTCGGCAAGTCGGCGCAGCTGCCGTTCAGTGACTGGCTGCCTGATGCGATGGAGGGCCCGACGCCCGCCTCCGCGCTCATCCACGCCGCGACGATGGTCGCCGCCGGCACCGTCGTGCTCGCCCAGTTCGAGCCGCTGCTCGCGCTCGAACCGACAGCCCGCCTGACGCTCGTCCTCGTCACCGGTGTCACGTCGCTGCTCGCGGCGCTGGCCGCGTTCTGCCAGTTCGACCTCAAGCGGTTGCTCGCGTGGTCGACCGTCAGCCAGGTCGGGCTCATGCTGCTGGCCGTCGGCGCCGTCCCGCCGGGTGACTCGGCCGACGCCGCGCTGCTCCACCTCGTCGGCCACGCCTTCTTCAAGTCGATGCTGTTCTTGCTGCTCGGCTGGCTGTCCGTCGTCATCGGCAGCACGCTCGCGAGTCGCATGTCGGGGTCGCTGCGTCGCCTGCCGCGCACGTTCGTTCCGGCGACCCTCGGCCTGTTCACCATGGCGGGGCTGCCGCCGACGATCGCGTTCGTCTCGAAGGATGCGATGATCAACGACGCAGCGCGCTCGCAGGCGGACGGACACGTCGAAGGGCTCATCGGGTTCATCATGCTGTTCCTCATCGTCGCCGCGACTGCCGCGTATTCGATGCGTGCCTGGCTCATCCTGCAGCACCGCACGACGCTGGAGCGCCGCGGTGAACGTCAGGTCCTCAACGACTCGCACGTCGTTCGCGACGTCGACATCGTCGAACTACTGCGCACCTCGCCCGAGGTCGACGAGCACGGCGAGGAGATCGCCGCCGTCGAGGAGTACGACGAGGACGAGGTGCTGCCGCGCCCCGGCGTCATGGTGCGGTTCATGATGTGGGTGCTCGCCCTCGGCGGCATCTTCGGTGGAGCCCTCGCGCTGACGCCGCTCATCGACATCGACACCCGGCATCTCAACCTGCCGATGATGGGGGCCACCGTGCTGCTCGTGCTCGCGTCGGTGCTCGTCGTGCGCATCATGTCGCTGCGTCAGCTCTACGGTGACGCCTCCCGGCGCCTGCCGCGTCGCATGACGCTGCTCGCCACGCGCGGGTTCGGCCTCGACCGTGCCTACCTCGCGCTGGCGCGGCCGATCGTGTGGTTCGCCCATGTCGTCCACGGCACCGATCTTCGTCTCGCCGCAGCGCACGACACGCTGCCTGCCGGCATGGCGCGCCTCGGCGACCTCGCCGACGCACCGCACACGCGCCGCCCCTCGACGGGCCTGTCGTGGGTCATCGTCGGCGTCGTCGTCGCCTCGGTCGTGGGGGTGACGTTGTGGTGA